The sequence TCGTGGGCCGCCTCCCGGACCATCGGGAAGTCCACGCCCGGCGTCGGGTCGAGGTCGATCCGCAGCTCGTCGGCGTGGTCGGGATCGGACGCGTGATACGGCCAGACGTGGAACCCGAGGCAGGCCAGGTTCACCGCCCACAGGACGTGGGCCAGGTCGGCGGCCACCAGGGCCTCCGAGGTGGTGCCGTTCGGCGTGCTGACCGTCGTCGTCTCCAGCCAGTCGGGGCGGGACTCCGGCACCCGCTTCTGGAAGAACGACGACCCCTCGGCGCCGTGCGGGAAGCGCTGCAGCAGCACGGGCCGGCCGCCCATGGCATCGAGCAGGGGCCCCTCGACGGCCTGGTAGTACCGGACCAGGTCGAGCTTGGTGTTCCCGTGCTCGGAGAAGAACACCTTTTCGGGGTTGGTGATGGCGACCTGGCGACCGGCCGCCGGCACCATCACCGTCTCCGCGCTGGGCCCGGCCACGGCGAGCGAAGGTAGCTCCCGGCCGGCCGGCGGGCGACGGCGGGGCTCAGAGCGGAACGATGCGGTGGGACAGCACCCGGCCACCGCCGAGCTCCAGCTCGCCGAACGTGCACACGGGCTGGCGGCGGCGCTGGGTGGCCGACCCGGGGTTGAACAGGAGCTGGCCGTCCACTCCCTCCTCGTCCCAGGGGATGTGGCTGTGGCCGAAGACGACCACGCCGGCGTCGGGGAACAGCCGGCGCATCCGCCCGGCCCGGCCGGCCCGGGCCCCGCTGTCGTGCACCATCGCGATCCGGACCCCGCCGATCTCGACCGACCGGGTCGGAGGCAGCAGGCCGGCCAGCTCGACGTCGTTGTTGCCCGACACGGCGTGGACCGGCGCGAGCTCGGAGAGCTCCGCCAGCGCCGCCCGGCTGACCACATCTCCGGCGTGCAGGATCACGTCGGCGGCGTCCAGGGCCCGCAAGACGGGGGGAGGGAGCCGCTCGAGCCCGGCCCGGAGGTGGGTGTCGGCCAGCACGGCCACCAGCACGGGAGTGATGGGCCCGGAGTAAAGCAGACTCTCCGCTCGTGGTCATCCCCATCCACGACGAGAACCCGCTGCGCCGCCGGCCGGTCGTCACGTGGCTGCTGGTGCTGATCAACGTGGCGCTGTTCCTGGCCGAGCCCATCGGAAAGGTCCCGATGGGCAACGGCACCCAGACACTGGCGTCGGCGTGTCAGCAGATCGAGTTCTTCGACCACTACGGGGCCATACCGAAGGAGCTGACGAGCAACCAGCAGCTGGCGCCCCACGTCGTCGGCCCCATCCCGACGAACGTGGGGCCGCTCCCGTGCCCGACCGAGCGGTGGTCGAAGGTCCCCGCCCTGTCCGTGCTCACCGCCATGTTCCTGCACGCCGGGTGGGCGCACCTGCTCGGCAACATGCTGTTCTTCATCATCTTCGGCAACAACATCGAGGACCGGCTGGGGCGGATCCGCTTTCTCCTCTTCTATCTGGTGGCCGGCTACGTCGCCGCCTACGGGTACGCCCTGGCCTCTCCCCACTCGACGGCCCCGCTGATCGGGGCCTCGGGCGCCATAGCCGGCGTGCTCGGCGCCTACGTCGTCCTGTACCCCCGCGCCCGGGTCACCGCCCTGGTCCCGTTCCTGCTGTTCCTGCCGTTCCGGCTACCGGCTTGGCTGGTCCTGGGCTTCTGGTTCCTGCTGCAGTACGCCTACTCGGCGGGCAACGGGGTGGCCCAGGGTGCCGACGTGGCGTACTTCGCCCATGTGGTGGGCTTCCTGTTCGGGGCGCTGCTGATCCGCCTGATCGTCCCGCGCGGTCGCGCCGCCCTCAGGACAGAGCGATGAGGGCGCCCACGGCAAAGCCCACCGCCAGCAGCCACAGGAGCGTCGGCACCCGGTGGAGCAGCCTGCTCATCGCGTGTACACCCCGCCGTTGCGGACGACCACGGCCACGGCCGGAAGGGGACGGGGGGCGGGGCCGGTCAGGACGGCGCCCGTGCGGGCGTCGAACCGGCTGCCGTGGCACGGGCAGGTGATCACGCCGTTCTGCACCGCGTCGACCGTGCAGCCCTGGTGGGTGCACGTGGCGGAGAAGGCGTGGACGGTGGAGTCGGAGGCGAGGGTCACCACCACGTTCTGGTCGGACACCACCACTCCACTCCCCGGGCGGAGCTGACCGAGCCGGGCCAGCAGCCGCCCGGCGGGAGACGGCAGGAGCGGGGGCGGTCCGGTCCGCCTGCGGGCGGGGGTCGCTCACGTCAGCGGCACCCCGGAGCGGGTGAAGAACCACAGG is a genomic window of Acidimicrobiales bacterium containing:
- a CDS encoding metallophosphoesterase family protein, which gives rise to MLVAVLADTHLRAGLERLPPPVLRALDAADVILHAGDVVSRAALAELSELAPVHAVSGNNDVELAGLLPPTRSVEIGGVRIAMVHDSGARAGRAGRMRRLFPDAGVVVFGHSHIPWDEEGVDGQLLFNPGSATQRRRQPVCTFGELELGGGRVLSHRIVPL
- a CDS encoding rhomboid family intramembrane serine protease; protein product: MVIPIHDENPLRRRPVVTWLLVLINVALFLAEPIGKVPMGNGTQTLASACQQIEFFDHYGAIPKELTSNQQLAPHVVGPIPTNVGPLPCPTERWSKVPALSVLTAMFLHAGWAHLLGNMLFFIIFGNNIEDRLGRIRFLLFYLVAGYVAAYGYALASPHSTAPLIGASGAIAGVLGAYVVLYPRARVTALVPFLLFLPFRLPAWLVLGFWFLLQYAYSAGNGVAQGADVAYFAHVVGFLFGALLIRLIVPRGRAALRTER
- a CDS encoding Rieske (2Fe-2S) protein, producing the protein MPSPAGRLLARLGQLRPGSGVVVSDQNVVVTLASDSTVHAFSATCTHQGCTVDAVQNGVITCPCHGSRFDARTGAVLTGPAPRPLPAVAVVVRNGGVYTR